The following are encoded together in the Erwinia sp. E602 genome:
- a CDS encoding sensor domain-containing diguanylate cyclase, with protein sequence MRILRLKTDLRTLITLLAVASIVITLANSLYASWRVQRDVLIGNTLEANRVYATKLASTTELFFQLAQSQLAYSARTLSEGIDNDATLQAEVDRLREQTNSFNSVVIVDANGWVKAISPESLMLKGMHLNSGAARQALSQRKPLISEPTISAASNLMVFVSWPIWSKTGSYLGYVGGSIYLKKKSILNELLGEQFYRDGSSLFVIDAGNRVLYHQDPQMIGQKMLPPVSDEQRAREVNGYQRVAGSNGEPMLAGYASVPAAGWTIVALKPVAATLTPLNSLLLQVLKHSVPFALLTLIIALLLARLIAMPLWQLARKASKMDTSGVSGEINSIRSWYYEASQIKRAMLAGISVMQDKIGRLKSEVQTDPMTGLLNRRGLNAVLDYFLATAQPFAVLALDIDFFKRVNDTWGHDVGDEVIKAIAAQLQQGARQSDVVCRNGGEEFLMILPAADRATSLAIAERVRMRISERSLEPVGHVTISIGVASWSAGGGTMEQAFKQADDALYQAKNAGRNRVTLAGGCSELPADSHSLTH encoded by the coding sequence ATGAGGATTCTGCGCCTCAAAACCGACTTGCGCACCCTGATCACGCTGCTGGCGGTCGCCAGCATTGTGATTACGCTCGCCAATTCCCTGTACGCCAGCTGGCGGGTACAGCGCGACGTGCTGATCGGTAATACGCTGGAAGCAAACCGCGTTTACGCCACCAAGCTGGCCTCCACCACTGAACTGTTCTTCCAGCTGGCCCAGTCACAGCTGGCCTACAGTGCCAGAACGCTGAGTGAGGGCATCGACAACGATGCGACACTGCAGGCGGAAGTAGACCGGCTGCGTGAGCAAACCAACAGCTTTAACTCGGTGGTGATCGTTGACGCTAACGGCTGGGTCAAAGCGATCTCCCCTGAGTCGCTGATGCTGAAAGGCATGCACCTGAATTCGGGGGCCGCGCGCCAGGCGTTGTCACAGCGTAAGCCGTTGATCAGCGAGCCGACCATCTCTGCCGCCAGTAACCTGATGGTGTTTGTTTCCTGGCCCATCTGGTCGAAAACCGGCAGCTACCTGGGGTATGTTGGCGGCTCCATCTACCTGAAAAAGAAAAGTATTCTTAACGAACTGTTGGGCGAACAGTTTTATCGTGACGGCTCGTCGCTGTTTGTGATTGATGCCGGCAATCGGGTGCTGTATCACCAGGACCCGCAGATGATCGGGCAAAAAATGCTGCCACCGGTCAGCGATGAACAACGTGCCCGCGAGGTCAACGGTTATCAGCGGGTAGCAGGCAGTAACGGCGAGCCGATGCTGGCCGGCTATGCCAGCGTGCCGGCCGCCGGCTGGACGATTGTGGCGTTGAAACCGGTCGCCGCCACCCTCACGCCCCTGAACAGCCTGCTGTTACAGGTGCTGAAACACTCGGTGCCGTTTGCGCTGCTGACGCTGATCATCGCCCTGCTGCTGGCGCGGCTGATTGCCATGCCGCTGTGGCAGCTGGCGCGTAAGGCCAGCAAAATGGATACCTCGGGCGTTTCGGGCGAGATCAACAGCATCCGCTCCTGGTACTATGAGGCCTCGCAAATCAAACGGGCAATGCTGGCCGGAATCAGCGTGATGCAGGATAAAATTGGCCGGCTGAAAAGTGAGGTGCAAACCGATCCGATGACCGGGCTGCTCAACCGCCGCGGTCTGAATGCGGTACTGGATTACTTCCTCGCTACCGCGCAGCCGTTTGCCGTACTGGCGCTGGATATTGATTTCTTCAAACGGGTAAATGATACCTGGGGCCACGACGTCGGTGATGAGGTGATCAAAGCGATTGCGGCTCAGCTGCAGCAGGGGGCGCGGCAGAGTGATGTAGTATGCCGTAACGGCGGTGAGGAGTTCCTGATGATCCTGCCTGCGGCCGATCGCGCGACGTCGCTGGCAATTGCGGAGCGGGTACGGATGCGGATTAGTGAGCGCTCACTGGAGCCGGTCGGCCACGTTACTATTTCGATTGGTGTGGCGTCGTGGTCTGCCGGCGGCGGCACCATGGAGCAGGCGTTTAAGCAGGCAGATGACGCGCTCTATCAGGCGAAAAATGCCGGGCGCAACCGAGTGACGCTGGCGGGCGGTTGCTCTGAACTACCTGCTGATAGCCACTCTCTGACCCACTGA
- the bcp gene encoding thioredoxin-dependent thiol peroxidase has product MNPLKAGDVAPKFSLPDQDGEQVNLADFQGQRVLVYFYPKAMTPGCTVQACGLRDSMDELKQAGVDVLGISTDKPEKLSRFVEKELLNFTLLSDEDHQVCEQFGIWGEKTFMGKTYDGIHRISFLVGTDGKVEKVFDDFKTSNHHDIVMDYLRSA; this is encoded by the coding sequence ATGAATCCACTGAAAGCCGGTGATGTTGCACCGAAATTTAGTTTGCCCGATCAGGATGGCGAACAAGTTAATTTAGCCGACTTCCAGGGACAGCGCGTTCTGGTCTATTTCTACCCGAAGGCGATGACGCCGGGCTGCACCGTACAGGCGTGTGGTCTGCGCGACAGCATGGATGAGCTGAAACAAGCAGGCGTTGATGTGCTGGGGATCAGCACCGATAAACCGGAAAAACTGTCGCGTTTTGTTGAGAAAGAACTGCTGAATTTCACCCTGCTGTCCGATGAAGATCACCAGGTTTGTGAACAGTTTGGTATCTGGGGCGAGAAGACCTTCATGGGGAAAACCTATGACGGGATCCACCGCATCAGCTTCCTCGTGGGCACTGACGGTAAGGTTGAGAAAGTCTTTGATGATTTCAAAACCAGTAACCACCACGATATTGTGATGGATTACCTGAGAAGCGCATGA
- a CDS encoding glycine cleavage system transcriptional repressor — protein sequence MPHSSQQHLVITALGVDRPGIVNAITRHVSSCGCNIEDSRLAMLGDEFTFIMLLSGSWNAITLIESTLPLKGAELELLIVMKRTHATPRPPMPATVWVQVEVADSPHIIERFTDLFDSHQMTIAELVSRTQPADENQPPLLYIQITAHSPASPDASFIEQAFNHLCTELQAQGTIRTVSHHGA from the coding sequence TTGCCACACTCTTCACAACAGCATCTGGTTATCACCGCGCTGGGGGTTGACCGCCCCGGCATCGTTAATGCCATTACCCGCCACGTCAGCAGCTGCGGATGTAATATCGAGGATAGCCGGCTGGCTATGCTGGGCGATGAGTTCACCTTTATCATGCTGCTTTCCGGCAGCTGGAACGCCATCACCCTGATTGAGTCGACCCTGCCGTTAAAAGGGGCCGAGCTGGAGCTGTTGATTGTGATGAAGCGGACGCATGCTACCCCACGTCCGCCGATGCCGGCCACCGTGTGGGTGCAGGTTGAAGTGGCCGACTCGCCGCACATCATCGAGCGGTTTACCGACCTGTTTGACAGCCATCAGATGACGATTGCAGAACTGGTTTCCCGCACGCAGCCGGCGGATGAAAACCAACCCCCGTTACTCTATATTCAGATCACGGCACACAGCCCCGCCAGCCCGGATGCCTCATTTATCGAGCAAGCGTTCAACCACCTATGTACAGAACTCCAGGCTCAGGGCACTATTAGGACCGTCTCTCATCATGGTGCCTGA
- the dapA gene encoding 4-hydroxy-tetrahydrodipicolinate synthase, whose translation MFTGSLVAIITPMDDKGNVCRASLKKLIDYHVASGTAAIVSVGTTGESATLSHEEHGDVVMLTLELADGRIPIIAGTGANATAEGVSLTKRFNNSGVIGCLSVTPYYNRPTQEGLYQHFKTIAESTDLPQMLYNVPSRTGCDLLPETVGRLAKIKNIIGIKEATGNLSRVSQIQELVDEDFVLVSGDDATALDFMQLGGHGVISVTANIAAREMVELCALAKEGRFADARRLNQRLMHLHQKLFVEPNPIPVKWAAKRLGLIATDTLRLPMTPLTDAGGPVVEQALIKAGLL comes from the coding sequence ATGTTTACGGGAAGTCTTGTAGCGATCATCACGCCAATGGATGACAAAGGCAACGTTTGCCGTGCGAGCCTGAAAAAACTGATTGATTACCATGTTGCCAGCGGAACCGCGGCAATTGTTTCTGTAGGAACCACCGGCGAATCTGCCACCCTGAGCCATGAAGAGCACGGCGACGTGGTGATGCTGACGCTGGAACTCGCTGACGGTCGCATTCCGATCATTGCCGGCACCGGGGCCAATGCCACTGCCGAGGGCGTTTCTCTCACTAAACGTTTTAATAATTCAGGGGTTATTGGCTGCCTGTCAGTGACGCCTTACTATAACCGTCCGACGCAGGAAGGGTTGTACCAGCACTTTAAAACGATTGCTGAAAGCACCGACCTGCCGCAGATGCTGTATAACGTTCCTTCCCGTACCGGCTGCGATCTGCTGCCGGAAACCGTGGGTCGCCTGGCTAAAATTAAAAATATTATCGGAATCAAAGAAGCCACCGGGAACTTATCGCGGGTTAGTCAGATCCAAGAGCTGGTTGATGAAGACTTTGTGCTGGTTAGCGGCGATGACGCAACGGCGCTGGACTTTATGCAACTGGGCGGCCACGGGGTGATTTCGGTGACGGCGAACATCGCCGCGCGTGAAATGGTTGAACTTTGCGCTCTGGCAAAAGAGGGCAGGTTTGCCGACGCGCGCCGCCTGAACCAGCGCCTGATGCACCTGCATCAGAAGCTGTTTGTTGAACCCAATCCTATTCCAGTCAAGTGGGCTGCGAAGCGTTTAGGATTAATTGCAACCGACACGCTGCGTCTGCCAATGACGCCGCTGACCGATGCCGGTGGTCCGGTTGTAGAGCAGGCGCTGATCAAAGCCGGCCTGCTGTAA
- the bamC gene encoding outer membrane protein assembly factor BamC — protein sequence MAYSVQKSTVAKAVGLSLVMLLAACSSDQRYKRQVSGDESYLKSPELRDLHAPAGMILPVENGDYEIPSASSQGQVGKQLDIRPPSQTLALMNGTRTQFAGNSGILLVDSRSGSLWPQVVSAVEAAKFPVASRQDASQSLTTDWVQWNRADEDHQYRGRYQISVQQQGYQQALTVKLLELEQEGKAVNSPVQLQRYTAQMLNEISTGLDKDETRREDAAANRSVSQIDVQSGADDTGLPNLIVRAPFNAVWQRLPATLNRVGMEVTDSNRSQGSLEVTYKAPSDSTWDTLGAKDPQLTNGKYKLQVGDLDNRSSLQFLDPKGHPLTQSQNDALVAVFQAAFR from the coding sequence ATGGCTTACTCAGTACAAAAGTCCACGGTAGCGAAAGCGGTGGGGCTGTCGTTAGTGATGCTGCTGGCAGCATGTTCAAGCGACCAGCGTTATAAGCGTCAGGTTAGCGGTGATGAATCCTACCTGAAATCGCCGGAGCTCCGCGATCTGCACGCACCTGCGGGCATGATCCTGCCGGTGGAAAATGGCGATTATGAGATCCCATCCGCAAGCAGTCAGGGCCAGGTCGGTAAGCAACTGGATATTCGTCCGCCGTCCCAGACGCTGGCGCTGATGAACGGCACCCGCACCCAGTTTGCAGGCAACAGCGGAATTCTGCTGGTGGACAGCCGCAGCGGTTCACTGTGGCCGCAGGTGGTAAGTGCGGTGGAAGCGGCGAAGTTCCCGGTTGCCAGCCGTCAGGATGCCAGCCAGTCGCTGACCACTGACTGGGTGCAGTGGAACCGCGCCGATGAAGACCATCAGTACCGTGGCCGTTACCAGATCAGCGTGCAGCAGCAGGGTTATCAGCAGGCGCTGACCGTCAAGCTGCTGGAGCTGGAGCAGGAAGGTAAAGCCGTTAATTCGCCGGTGCAGCTGCAGCGTTACACCGCGCAGATGCTGAACGAAATCAGCACCGGCCTGGATAAAGACGAAACACGCCGTGAAGATGCCGCCGCTAATCGCAGCGTCAGCCAGATCGACGTGCAGAGTGGTGCCGATGATACCGGCCTGCCAAACCTGATTGTCCGTGCACCGTTTAACGCGGTCTGGCAGCGTCTGCCGGCCACGCTGAACCGTGTGGGCATGGAAGTGACTGACAGCAACCGTTCACAGGGCAGCCTGGAGGTTACCTACAAGGCACCGTCCGACAGCACCTGGGATACCCTGGGCGCGAAAGACCCGCAGTTGACTAACGGCAAGTATAAGCTGCAGGTCGGTGACCTCGACAACCGCAGCAGCCTGCAGTTCCTCGATCCGAAGGGGCATCCGCTCACCCAGTCGCAGAACGATGCGCTGGTGGCCGTGTTCCAGGCGGCATTCAGGTAA
- the purC gene encoding phosphoribosylaminoimidazolesuccinocarboxamide synthase, producing the protein MQKKAELYRGKAKTVYSTENPDLLVLEFRNDTSALDGERIEQFDRKGMINNKFNHFIMTKLQEAGIPTQMEALLSDNEALVKKLDMVPVECVVRNRAAGSLVKRLGVEEGLILNPPLFDLFLKDDAKHDPMVNESYCETFGWVNKENLARMRELTYKANDVLSKLFADAGLILVDFKLEFGLFNGEVVLGDEFSPDGARLWDKETLEKLDKDRYRQSLGGLIEAYEEVANRLGVKLD; encoded by the coding sequence ATGCAAAAAAAAGCTGAGTTGTATCGCGGCAAAGCGAAAACCGTTTACAGCACCGAAAACCCGGATCTGTTGGTACTCGAATTCCGTAATGATACGTCAGCGCTGGACGGTGAGCGTATCGAGCAGTTTGATCGTAAGGGAATGATTAACAATAAGTTCAATCACTTCATCATGACTAAACTGCAGGAAGCCGGTATCCCAACGCAGATGGAAGCCCTGCTTTCAGATAACGAAGCGCTGGTGAAAAAGCTGGATATGGTGCCGGTAGAGTGCGTAGTACGTAACCGTGCTGCCGGCTCGCTGGTGAAGCGTCTGGGTGTGGAAGAGGGCCTAATCCTTAACCCGCCACTGTTTGACCTGTTCCTGAAAGACGATGCTAAACACGATCCGATGGTCAATGAGTCTTACTGCGAGACCTTCGGCTGGGTGAACAAAGAGAACCTGGCGCGGATGCGCGAACTGACCTATAAGGCTAACGACGTGCTGAGCAAGCTGTTCGCCGACGCAGGTCTGATCCTCGTTGACTTCAAGCTGGAATTTGGCCTGTTTAACGGTGAAGTGGTGCTCGGCGATGAGTTCTCGCCGGACGGTGCCCGCCTGTGGGACAAAGAGACCCTTGAGAAGCTGGACAAAGACCGTTACCGTCAGAGCCTCGGTGGCCTGATTGAAGCCTACGAAGAAGTGGCTAATCGTCTGGGCGTCAAGCTCGACTAA
- a CDS encoding neutral zinc metallopeptidase codes for MRWQGRRESDNVEDRRNQSGSVGGGRMRIPRGKGGIVLLLLVMVAGYYGYDLTPLLTGDGSSLSQSGQQQQRSTPQDDEAARFSRTIFAFTEDTWQQLFKQMDKPWQPPVLVMYRNQTSTACGTGQSAMGPFYCPADSKVYIDLSFYDEMKTKLGAGGEFAQAYVIAHEVGHHVQHLLGIEQRVRQMQQGASQTQINQLSVKMELQADCFAGVWGHYMMKENILEEGDLASALNAAEAIGDDRLQQRGQGQVVPDSFTHGTSQQRQTWFKQGFDSGNPAQCNTFSG; via the coding sequence ATGCGCTGGCAGGGACGTCGCGAAAGCGACAATGTGGAAGACCGACGTAACCAGTCGGGTAGCGTCGGCGGTGGGCGTATGCGCATTCCGCGCGGCAAGGGCGGTATTGTTTTGCTGCTGCTGGTGATGGTGGCCGGCTACTACGGCTACGACCTCACGCCGCTGCTAACCGGCGACGGCAGCTCGCTGTCGCAGAGCGGCCAGCAACAGCAGCGCAGCACGCCGCAGGATGACGAAGCGGCGCGCTTCAGCCGTACCATCTTCGCCTTTACCGAAGATACCTGGCAGCAGCTGTTTAAGCAGATGGACAAACCCTGGCAACCGCCGGTGCTGGTGATGTACCGCAATCAGACATCAACCGCCTGCGGCACCGGCCAGTCGGCGATGGGGCCATTCTACTGCCCGGCGGACAGCAAGGTGTATATCGACCTCTCTTTTTACGACGAAATGAAAACCAAACTCGGCGCGGGCGGCGAATTTGCGCAGGCCTACGTGATTGCGCACGAGGTTGGGCACCACGTGCAGCACCTGCTGGGCATTGAGCAACGCGTGCGGCAGATGCAGCAGGGCGCCAGCCAGACGCAGATTAATCAGCTGTCGGTGAAGATGGAGCTGCAGGCGGACTGTTTTGCCGGCGTCTGGGGGCACTACATGATGAAAGAAAATATCCTGGAGGAAGGGGATCTGGCGTCAGCGCTGAATGCGGCTGAGGCGATCGGCGATGACAGACTGCAGCAGCGTGGGCAGGGGCAGGTGGTGCCGGACAGCTTCACCCACGGTACCTCACAGCAGCGCCAGACCTGGTTTAAACAGGGCTTTGACAGCGGCAACCCCGCGCAGTGCAACACCTTTAGCGGGTAA
- a CDS encoding tRNA(Met) cytidine acetyltransferase TmcA, which produces MDLQDATAQLLLQGWRRLLVISGDDTWVAQRAQAVMAQLPGDWLYVGDMPPGAAPSVAASYSRRYVVAPGAAIATAATRRQADSADVVTGAHIVVAGARRLAAASPATSDDRCSEDVTESLPRQPAHCLPSAVRTLLGREFQHAVFDARRGFHAEALAALAGTLRAGSWLLLLVPEWHGWPQQADEDSLRWSEGAEPQSSPRFVRRLQRLMLEDPRVAVWRQHAPLALSLLPTAPAWLPDNSQQQQILAQLLRSPPGIQVLTAPRGRGKSALAGLLAARWPGRCLVTAPARVATDVLAQFAGEAFHFIAPDRLLAEMNSAADSAAATGPNALQPMPLPSDGCPPMKKGVMTGPAPQPPAATRFSHFSADWLLIDEAAAIPAPILQQLVTRFTRVLLTTTVQGYEGTGRGFLLKFCAALPECHYLRLDPALRWAADDPLEAFISKALLLDDRVADAPACATRYLPLEQADWARQPQLMAAVYQLLTSAHYRTSPLDLRRMMDAPGQHFIAAQREQTVQGALWLVEEGGLPAALADAVWAGLRRPRGNLLAQSLAAHAGFSVAAQLRSRRISRIAVAAPLRGQGIGQQLVAHALQAAARLDYLSVSFGFTAGLWQFWQRCGFLLVRIGSQREASSGCYTAMAILPLSEAGHQLAQLAQRRLQRQGYWLRQWLDDPALPLAAGGDNQLEEDDWRELAGFAWAHRPWEASLAALGRLVSQPDSGLPLLRALILEKRSPAQICQQYGLSGRKALLAAWRQEAQQGLQTQDPQRAAAWCEWVGSLQ; this is translated from the coding sequence ATGGATTTGCAGGACGCCACCGCGCAGCTGCTGCTGCAGGGCTGGCGGCGGCTGCTGGTAATCAGCGGTGACGACACCTGGGTGGCCCAGCGTGCGCAGGCGGTGATGGCGCAGCTGCCGGGCGACTGGCTTTATGTGGGGGATATGCCGCCCGGCGCTGCGCCGTCCGTTGCGGCATCATATTCCCGGCGATATGTTGTTGCCCCCGGTGCGGCCATTGCGACAGCCGCTACCCGGCGACAGGCTGACTCTGCAGATGTGGTCACCGGCGCACACATTGTGGTAGCAGGTGCCCGGCGGCTGGCCGCTGCCAGTCCGGCCACGTCAGACGATCGCTGCAGTGAGGACGTTACAGAGAGTCTTCCGCGACAACCTGCGCACTGCTTACCTTCTGCGGTACGCACCCTACTTGGCCGCGAGTTTCAGCACGCGGTGTTTGATGCCCGACGCGGATTTCACGCTGAGGCGCTGGCCGCGCTGGCCGGCACGCTGCGCGCCGGCAGCTGGCTGCTGCTGCTGGTACCGGAGTGGCACGGCTGGCCGCAGCAGGCGGATGAAGACTCGCTGCGCTGGAGTGAAGGCGCAGAGCCGCAATCCAGCCCACGCTTTGTTCGGCGGCTGCAGCGGCTGATGCTAGAGGACCCGCGCGTGGCGGTCTGGCGGCAGCATGCGCCGCTGGCGCTTTCCCTACTGCCCACCGCGCCCGCCTGGCTGCCCGACAACAGCCAGCAGCAGCAGATCCTTGCACAGCTGTTGCGTAGCCCGCCCGGCATCCAGGTGCTGACTGCCCCGCGCGGGCGTGGAAAATCGGCGCTGGCCGGCCTGCTTGCCGCCCGCTGGCCGGGGCGCTGCCTGGTCACCGCGCCGGCCAGGGTGGCTACCGACGTACTGGCGCAGTTTGCCGGCGAGGCGTTTCACTTTATCGCGCCGGATCGGCTCTTAGCTGAGATGAACAGCGCTGCTGATTCAGCGGCTGCAACGGGGCCGAATGCGCTTCAGCCCATGCCATTACCCTCTGATGGCTGCCCGCCGATGAAAAAGGGCGTTATGACCGGGCCAGCCCCGCAGCCACCCGCTGCAACCCGGTTCTCTCATTTTTCTGCCGACTGGCTGCTGATTGATGAGGCGGCGGCGATCCCCGCTCCGATTCTACAGCAGCTGGTCACCCGCTTCACGCGCGTGCTGCTGACCACTACCGTGCAGGGCTATGAGGGCACCGGGCGCGGCTTCCTGCTGAAGTTCTGCGCGGCGCTGCCGGAATGCCACTACTTGCGGCTGGATCCTGCGCTGCGCTGGGCGGCCGACGACCCGCTGGAAGCGTTTATCTCTAAGGCGCTGCTGCTGGACGATCGGGTGGCGGATGCCCCGGCGTGCGCCACGCGCTATCTGCCGCTTGAACAAGCGGACTGGGCGCGGCAGCCGCAACTTATGGCCGCAGTCTATCAACTGCTGACCAGCGCCCATTACCGTACCTCGCCGCTCGATTTACGGCGGATGATGGATGCGCCGGGGCAGCACTTTATCGCCGCGCAGCGTGAACAGACGGTGCAGGGGGCGTTATGGCTGGTGGAGGAGGGCGGGCTGCCTGCAGCGCTGGCCGACGCGGTGTGGGCCGGGCTGCGCCGCCCGCGCGGCAACCTGCTGGCGCAGTCGCTGGCGGCGCACGCGGGCTTCAGCGTTGCGGCTCAGCTGCGCTCGCGGCGCATCAGCCGTATCGCCGTGGCCGCGCCGCTGCGCGGTCAGGGGATCGGCCAGCAGCTGGTGGCGCACGCGCTGCAGGCGGCTGCGCGGCTGGACTACCTTTCGGTCAGCTTCGGCTTTACCGCCGGGCTGTGGCAGTTCTGGCAGCGCTGCGGCTTCCTGCTGGTGCGCATCGGCAGCCAGCGCGAGGCCAGCAGCGGCTGCTACACCGCAATGGCGATCCTGCCCCTGAGCGAAGCGGGCCACCAGCTGGCGCAGCTGGCGCAACGGCGGCTGCAGCGCCAAGGCTACTGGCTGCGCCAGTGGCTGGACGATCCGGCACTGCCGCTGGCGGCTGGCGGCGATAATCAGCTGGAAGAAGACGACTGGCGTGAACTGGCCGGCTTCGCCTGGGCGCACCGGCCGTGGGAGGCCAGCCTTGCGGCGCTGGGGCGGCTGGTCAGCCAGCCTGATAGCGGGTTACCGCTGCTGCGGGCGCTGATTCTGGAAAAGCGCAGCCCGGCGCAGATCTGCCAGCAATATGGCCTGAGCGGCCGTAAGGCGCTGCTGGCCGCCTGGCGTCAGGAGGCGCAGCAGGGGCTGCAGACGCAGGACCCGCAGCGGGCAGCCGCCTGGTGTGAGTGGGTGGGTTCGTTGCAATAA
- the ypfH gene encoding esterase gives MNDNHERHHVVVQQPSLPATQLFLLYHAAGDNPVAMGQIGRWFAGAFPRALVVSLGGPQQAPDGGYQWFTPLSAEDNDPQPRVDAVMSTFIAGVRHWQQLSGLRADATALVGFAQGATMVLEAVKAQPELAGRVVAFSGGYATLPLRADNRTTIHLIHGDDDRVMPLTHAVEADERLTALGGDVTLDIVDDLPHAIDDRAMQFALHRLQTTVPRRYFDEALGGGKPGEDDVITLM, from the coding sequence ATGAACGATAACCACGAACGCCACCACGTGGTGGTGCAACAGCCGTCGCTGCCGGCCACGCAGCTGTTTCTGCTCTACCATGCGGCGGGGGATAACCCGGTGGCGATGGGCCAGATCGGCCGCTGGTTTGCCGGCGCCTTCCCGCGTGCGCTGGTGGTCAGCCTTGGCGGGCCGCAGCAGGCGCCCGACGGCGGCTATCAGTGGTTCACACCGCTCAGCGCTGAGGATAACGACCCTCAGCCGCGGGTGGATGCGGTGATGTCGACCTTTATCGCCGGCGTCCGCCACTGGCAGCAGCTGAGTGGCTTACGGGCTGACGCCACCGCGCTGGTCGGTTTCGCCCAGGGGGCCACGATGGTACTGGAAGCGGTTAAAGCGCAGCCAGAGCTGGCCGGGCGGGTGGTGGCCTTTAGCGGCGGCTACGCCACGCTGCCGCTGCGCGCGGATAACCGTACCACCATCCATCTGATCCACGGTGATGATGACCGGGTGATGCCGCTGACTCACGCGGTTGAAGCGGATGAGCGTTTAACCGCGCTGGGCGGCGACGTCACCCTGGATATCGTCGACGATCTGCCGCACGCCATCGACGACCGTGCGATGCAGTTTGCCCTCCACCGCCTGCAGACCACCGTGCCGCGCCGCTACTTCGACGAAGCGCTCGGCGGCGGTAAGCCGGGCGAAGATGATGTGATTACGCTGATGTAA
- a CDS encoding YpfN family protein, translated as MEFLKEYWWILVILLMVGILMNVYKDLKRIDHKKYMDNRPELPPHRDFNHKWDDEDDWPKKK; from the coding sequence ATGGAATTTTTAAAAGAGTACTGGTGGATCCTGGTGATCCTGCTGATGGTCGGCATTCTGATGAACGTCTATAAAGATCTGAAGCGCATCGATCATAAAAAGTATATGGATAACCGTCCCGAGCTGCCGCCACATCGTGATTTCAACCACAAGTGGGATGACGAAGACGACTGGCCGAAGAAGAAGTAA
- the dapE gene encoding succinyl-diaminopimelate desuccinylase, with protein MYCPVIELTQQLIRRPSLSPDDAGCQAILIARLQALGFTIEPMTFGDTLNFWAWRGQGETLAFAGHTDVVPTGDASRWINPPFEPTIRDGMLFGRGAADMKGSLAAMVVAAERFVASNPQHKGRLAFLITSDEEASAVNGTVKVVEALMARNERLDYCLVAEPSSTEVVGDVVKNGRRGSMTASLTIHGVQGHVAYPHLADNPVHRAMPALNELVATVWDQGNEFFPPTSMQIANVQAGTGSNNVIPGDFFVQFNFRFSTQLTDALIKQRVQELLDRHQLRYSIEWNVSGQPFLTSRGKLVDAVVNAVEHYNEIKPQLQTTGGTSDGRFIARMGAQVVELGPVNATIHKINECVKAADLQLLSRMYQRIMEQLIA; from the coding sequence ATGTACTGTCCGGTCATTGAGCTGACGCAGCAGCTTATTCGTCGCCCTTCCCTCAGCCCCGATGATGCCGGTTGTCAGGCCATTCTGATTGCACGCCTGCAGGCGCTGGGCTTCACCATTGAACCGATGACCTTTGGCGACACGCTGAACTTCTGGGCGTGGCGCGGCCAGGGGGAAACCCTCGCCTTTGCCGGCCATACCGACGTGGTACCCACCGGTGACGCCAGCCGCTGGATCAACCCGCCGTTTGAACCGACCATCCGCGACGGCATGCTGTTTGGCCGCGGTGCCGCCGATATGAAAGGCTCGCTGGCGGCGATGGTAGTGGCAGCCGAACGTTTTGTGGCATCAAACCCACAGCATAAAGGCCGTCTGGCGTTTCTAATCACCTCTGATGAAGAGGCCAGCGCGGTTAACGGCACGGTTAAGGTGGTGGAAGCGCTGATGGCGCGTAACGAGCGCCTGGACTACTGCCTGGTTGCTGAGCCATCCAGCACCGAGGTGGTCGGCGACGTGGTGAAAAACGGCCGTCGTGGCTCGATGACCGCCAGCCTGACGATCCATGGCGTGCAGGGGCATGTTGCCTACCCACACCTGGCCGATAATCCGGTCCACCGGGCGATGCCGGCACTGAATGAGCTGGTGGCTACCGTGTGGGACCAGGGTAACGAGTTCTTCCCACCGACCAGCATGCAGATTGCTAACGTGCAGGCCGGTACCGGCAGCAACAATGTAATCCCCGGTGACTTCTTTGTGCAGTTTAATTTCCGCTTCAGCACCCAGCTGACCGACGCGCTGATCAAACAGCGTGTGCAGGAACTGCTGGATCGTCACCAGTTGCGCTACAGCATTGAGTGGAATGTCTCCGGCCAGCCGTTCCTGACGTCACGCGGCAAGCTGGTGGATGCGGTGGTTAACGCCGTTGAGCACTATAATGAGATCAAGCCCCAGTTGCAGACCACCGGCGGCACCTCCGACGGGCGCTTTATTGCCCGTATGGGTGCGCAGGTGGTGGAGCTGGGTCCGGTAAATGCCACCATTCATAAGATCAATGAGTGCGTGAAGGCCGCCGATCTGCAGCTGCTGAGCCGCATGTATCAGCGCATTATGGAGCAGTTGATCGCATAA